One Leishmania panamensis strain MHOM/PA/94/PSC-1 chromosome 24 sequence genomic region harbors:
- a CDS encoding hypothetical protein (TriTrypDB/GeneDB-style sysID: LpmP.24.2110) — translation MASPFPSSHEHSTTTRDYLFRTLYLRREMLLLATHGTASEITSTTKGKDEEQPSPATSVEPASSTRQDVLLLPPLYSLDGLSLTPSASDESAFGEDPMLKQDHAWNGLVHVRSSSSPWHRGCFAFYVYFPSRYPFEPPIIELAGPLRSHPLLQERCLQCLGQRSGAAGHPLGIPSCDSAVTTTRSAPARRVFVPFEEVYATIDPMRVSVMSVLIRHMHLIFHPAEWPVSWRPPSMEADPTAHDSSTVNHILARRDVERRSVTQEVLLLKPFEQYVGTEVMEHFLNVWEASEGDAGDDVTDTVTVDEADWYTREVLPHLLHS, via the coding sequence ATGGCGTCCCCATTCCCTTCGTCCCACGAACACTCCACTACCACGCGGGACTATCTCTTCCGGACCCTCTACCTCCGGCGTGAGAtgttgctgctcgccacCCACGGCACCGCTTCTGAAATAACCTCGACTACAAAAGGGAAGGACGAAGAGCAGCCCAGCCCCGCAACCTCGGTAGAGCCAGCGAGCAGCACACGCCAAGatgtgttgctgctgccgccgctctaCTCCTTGGATGGCCTGTCGCTGACGCCGTCCGCTAGCGACGAGTCGGCCTTTGGGGAAGACCCGATGCTCAAGCAGGACCATGCGTGGAACGGccttgtgcatgtgcgctcatcctcctcgccttgGCACCGTGGCTGCTTTGCATTCTACGTGTACTTCCCTAGTCGGTATCCCTTTGAACCGCCCATTATCGAACTTGCCGGGCCACTCCGGAGCCACCCGCTTCTTCAGGAACGCTGCTTGCAGTGTCTCGGCCAgcggagcggcgccgccggccATCCACTCGGCATTCCCTCGTGTGACAGCGCCGTCACGACGACGCGCTCGGCACCGGCCaggcgtgtgtttgtgccgTTTGAGGAGGTGTACGCCACCATCGACCCCATGCGAGTGTCTGTCATGTCAGTGCTAATCCGACACATGCACCTGATCTTCCACCCAGCCGAGTGGCCTGTCTCGTGGCGACCGCCATCAATGGAGGCTGATCCTACCGCCCACGACTCCAGCACGGTGAATCACATTCTCGCCCGCCGCGATGTGGAGCGGCGCAGTGTAACTCAGGAAGTGCTTCTGCTGAAGCCGTTCGAGCAGTACGTTGGCACCGAAGTGATGGAGCACTTCCTCAACGTCTGGGAGGCGAGCGAAGGCGACGCGGGCGACGACGTGACGGACACCGTCACCGTTGACGAGGCAGACTGGTACACTCGTGAAGTCCTTCCGCACCTCCTGCACTCCTGA